The segment GCCGCCCGGGTCGACGCCTTCCAGAAGCAGCTCGCGGCGCACCTCCACGACATCGGCTACGCGCTCGAGGAGACCTGGCCACCGCAGCACGCCGAGTGGTCGCGCAACGCGGAGTCCCTGGCCGAGACGGCGACGGCGGTCCGGCAGACTCTGGCCGAGGGTGACGAGAGCCGCAAGGGAAACCCGCGGACCCTCTTCCAGAAGCACGACGTCGAGAAGGACTTCCGGCGGCTGGAGATGCTCGACACCGTCGTCTTCCACCTCCGCGACATCTCCGGCGGACTGGCCGACAACATCTGGGGCCGGCCCGGAGCCTTCACCTTCGACGCGGCGCTCGTCACGCCCCTCAGCGCCGCCTGCCACCGCGTCGCCGACGTCCTCGAACTCCAGGATCCCGCGGCCGCGGAGGCGCACCGCGCCCTGGGCCTCGCCGCCCGAGCGGTGCGCGAGCTGGTGGTCGTCGTCGACGCGCGCACCCTCGACGACGGCACGGCGATGGGGCCGGGCGTGCTGTGCGCCATGCACCTCCGGCGGATCCTGATGTACCTGCAGGAGCAGGTCGGGGCGCAGGCGGAGCGGGCGGCCGGCTGAGCCGGGCGTGCGGGCCAGCGGCGGAGCGGGCAGGGGGGCGAGGGGTCGGGAGGCATCAGACCCCGGGCGCGGACCTCACCACGGGGCTCCTGCCAGAAGCACCGCCCGCCCGAGGGCTGCTTCGTCGCGCTCGGCGTGGTGCTGCCGGACGTAGAGCTCCAGGTCGGCCACCCGCTCGGCGTGCGCGACGTCGGTGACGAGGGGCGAGGGGCCGAGGGCGTGGGCGGCGCTCCGGAGGACCTCCTCCGCGGCTCCGGCCACCGTGGCGCGGACCCGGGCCGCGAGGAGCTCCCCGGCCGCGCCGACCGCTCTGCCGCCGTCGACGTCGGCGGCGGCCGCGACGAGCACCGTCCGGGCCTCGTGGAGACGGGCGTCGACGCGGCCGACGTGCATCCGGAGGATCGGGTCGGCGGCGCCGCGAGCCCGCGCGGCCGCGAGCAGCGTCCTCCCGATGCCCGTCGCCCCGCCGAACCAGCAGGCCGCGACGCTGATGCCGCCCCACGCGAACCCGGGCCGGCGGAGGTACCAGCCCGGCTCGCCGACGGGCAGGGCCCGGACACCCGCGAACGAGACCGGGCCGCTCGGGACGTCGGTCAGGCCGAGCGCCGTCCAGCCGGGATCGACGACGACGTCGGGGTCGCGGAGCGCGACGGCGAAGAGCCGCCGCTCGTCGCCGACCCACGCGGTCACGAGGGCGTGCGACACGTCGCCCGCGAGCGAGCACCAGGGCTTCACCCCGTCGAGCAGCCAGGCGTCACCGTCGGGCGCCGCCGTGAGCCGCATCCCGGCGCCCTCGGCCGCGAAGACCCCCCAGGTGCTGCCCGCAGGATGCGCGAGCCCGGCCTGCTCGAGGATCGTCACGGCGTCGAGATGCGGCTCCAGCGCCCTGGCGAGCGACAGGTCCGCGGCGCCGAGCGTCGCGAGCGCCTCCCACACGTCGAGCGTCGCCCCCTCGCCGACGAAGGGCCGGGTCGCCTCGAGCGCGGGGGCGAGGGACAGGATGTCGGCGACCGACGTCGGCCGGGCCTCCTGCACCGCCGTCGTGAGGGGGCCTGGAGCCGCGGCGAGCGCGGCGCGAATCGGCGGGTCAACCGGGGCGGAACAGGGCTCTGTCATGCTCTGCAACCTAGCGCGCGGAGCCGACCGGCGCGTGGTCGACCGCCCGTTGAGCCGGCCCCGGCTGGGTGGACGGCCGACCCGGATCGGGGAGGTCGGCCGCCCACCTCGCGAGATCCGAGCCCCGAAGCCCGTCCGCGAGACACCGCGCCCGGGTGTGCCGACTCACGATGGGGGAAACGGGGCACCTTCACGGGGCGGCCCCTGGTATCGCGGGACGAGCATCGCCGTGGGAGGCGCTGTCGTGCGTCTCCATCCTGCACCAGAATCCAGACATATGTCTATCTGCTAATTATCTCAATTACGACTCCGGCATGGAGCCGCCGTGGTGCCGTCGCGCCTCCTGACGAGTTGATGGGCGTCGACGGCCGTGCGAGGCTGAGCAGATGCACGATTCCGACGGCGCCCGACGCCCGCTGAACGAGATCAAGGCCAACCTCTTCAAGGGCCTCTCGCACCCGGCGCGCGTCCGGATCCTGGAGCTCCTCGTCGCGTCGACCGAGCTGTCCGTGGCCGAGGTGATCGAATCGACCGGGCTCGAAGCCTCGCTCGTCTCCCAGCACCTCTCGGTGCTGCGCCGCCACAACCTGGTGCAGTCGGAACGCCGGGGCACCCGCGTCGTCTACCGACTCGCCTACCCCGAGGTCGCCGACCTCCTCGTCGTCGCCCGCGCCCTCCTCGTCAAGATCCTCGAGACCACCACCAGTCAGCTCTCGTCGACGATCGCCCTCGCCGACTGACGGCCACCGACGGAACGAGCCCCCTCCCCATGACCCGCACCGTCCTCGTCGCCGGCGCCACCGGCGATCTCGGCCACCGCATCGTCCGCGAGCTGCGGCTCCACGACGTCCACGTCCGCGTCCTCACCCGCCCCGGGAACGAAGCGGCCGCCACCCTCTTCGACGGCGACGAGGGTGTCGACGTCGTCACAGCCGGCTACTCCGACCCCGATGCCCTGGCCGGCGCCGTCTCGGGGGCCGACGTCGTCGTCTCGGCCCTCAGCGGGACGCGGCCCGTCATCCTCGACGCCCAGCGGGCGCTCCTCCGGGCGACGGTCGCCGCCGGGGTGCCCCGGTTCGTCCCCTCCGACTACTCGGCCGACTACCGCCGGATCCGCCCCGGCAGCAACCGCAACTTCGAGCTCCGACGCGACTTCGCCGCCGACGTGGACGCCGCCGACGTCCGGGCGACCTCGATCCTCAACGGCATGTTCACGGATCTGCTCACCGACGAGGCGCCGCTGATCCTGTTCGACCGCCGACGCGTCCTCTTCTGGTCGTCCGCCGATCAGCTCCTCGACTTCACCACGAAGGACGACGTCGCCCGCATCACCGCCCTCGTGGCGCTCGACGACACCAGCCCCCGGGTCGTCGAGATCGCAGGATCCCGGGTGTCGGCGCGCGACGTCGCCCAAATCATGACCGAGCTCACGGGCACCCGTTTCGCGCTCCAGTGGGCCGGCACGACGGGCACCCTCTCGGCGATGAGCACTATCGGCAGGCGCCTGTCGAAGAACGCCGAGGCGACCTTCCCGGCCTGGCAGGGCATGCAGTACTTCGTCAGCATGTTCAGCGGCGAGGCCCGGCTCCGGCACGTCGACAACGACCGGTACGGCGAGCTGACCTGGACGAGCGTGCGGGACGTCCTCGACGCGCACCTCGCGACGTCGACTCCGAAGGGTCCGGCCGCCCCGTCACCGCGTCGGCGAGGGTGACTCGAGCTCCTGCAGGCCCGTGACCCGCAGCAGGTCGAGGCGCGCCTCGTCGTCGGAGCCCGGGGCGGCCGTGTAGACGACGATCCGCAGATCGCTGCCGGGAGCGGTGAGGACGTCGCAGTCGACGGTGATCGGCCCGACCGGCGTCGACGTGACGGTCTTGCGGCTCGACCGGTGCTCGGCGATCTTGGCCTCGGCCCAGCGGCGCTCGAACTCGGGCGACGACGCCCGGAGCCGCGCCACGAGGTGCGTGAGCGAGGCTTCGCGGGGGTAGCGCCCGACGGCGGCCCGCAGGTCGGCGGCCAGGTCGCTGGCGAAGTCCTCCTCGTGCTGCGCGTCGAACTCGGTGCCCGCGTGCCCCGAGGTGAAGTGCCGCCAGACGAGGTTCCGTTCGAGGCCGACGAACCGCGACGGATCGCCGTTGATCGCGGCCCAGAGCGGATTCCAGAGCAGGATGTCGTGGGTCGCCGTGAACACGGCGAGCGGCACGTCGCCGAGACGGTCGACGATGCGCTGCACGCCCGGGCCGACGTGCCGCGGGACGATGCCCGCCGACGGCGGCGCGGCTCCTGCCGACCGGTAGAGGTGGTCGCGTTCGTCGTCGCTGAGA is part of the Frondihabitans sp. 762G35 genome and harbors:
- a CDS encoding helix-turn-helix transcriptional regulator encodes the protein MSEFASVLRSWRDRVTPAEVGLPAGSGRRARGLRREELAALAGVSVDYVVRLEQGRASNPSPQMLRALSVALRLSDDERDHLYRSAGAAPPSAGIVPRHVGPGVQRIVDRLGDVPLAVFTATHDILLWNPLWAAINGDPSRFVGLERNLVWRHFTSGHAGTEFDAQHEEDFASDLAADLRAAVGRYPREASLTHLVARLRASSPEFERRWAEAKIAEHRSSRKTVTSTPVGPITVDCDVLTAPGSDLRIVVYTAAPGSDDEARLDLLRVTGLQELESPSPTR
- a CDS encoding ArsR/SmtB family transcription factor, giving the protein MHDSDGARRPLNEIKANLFKGLSHPARVRILELLVASTELSVAEVIESTGLEASLVSQHLSVLRRHNLVQSERRGTRVVYRLAYPEVADLLVVARALLVKILETTTSQLSSTIALAD
- a CDS encoding FUSC family protein, coding for MTDTRSAPGAVLRSLREASARPRLLLALKTALAVGIAWFIAPHMPGVTEKYPYYAPLGALVSMSSTLMGSAKTGLQTLLGLVAGILLAALVVVTVGPTWWSIPLVVGVGVVLSGTGWFGAGSSYVSTAALFVLIIGGRNAEGYSVGYLVQMGVGVVVGLAVNFLVAPAITTLSAAARVDAFQKQLAAHLHDIGYALEETWPPQHAEWSRNAESLAETATAVRQTLAEGDESRKGNPRTLFQKHDVEKDFRRLEMLDTVVFHLRDISGGLADNIWGRPGAFTFDAALVTPLSAACHRVADVLELQDPAAAEAHRALGLAARAVRELVVVVDARTLDDGTAMGPGVLCAMHLRRILMYLQEQVGAQAERAAG
- a CDS encoding NmrA family NAD(P)-binding protein, whose product is MTRTVLVAGATGDLGHRIVRELRLHDVHVRVLTRPGNEAAATLFDGDEGVDVVTAGYSDPDALAGAVSGADVVVSALSGTRPVILDAQRALLRATVAAGVPRFVPSDYSADYRRIRPGSNRNFELRRDFAADVDAADVRATSILNGMFTDLLTDEAPLILFDRRRVLFWSSADQLLDFTTKDDVARITALVALDDTSPRVVEIAGSRVSARDVAQIMTELTGTRFALQWAGTTGTLSAMSTIGRRLSKNAEATFPAWQGMQYFVSMFSGEARLRHVDNDRYGELTWTSVRDVLDAHLATSTPKGPAAPSPRRRG
- a CDS encoding acyl-CoA dehydrogenase family protein — translated: MTEPCSAPVDPPIRAALAAAPGPLTTAVQEARPTSVADILSLAPALEATRPFVGEGATLDVWEALATLGAADLSLARALEPHLDAVTILEQAGLAHPAGSTWGVFAAEGAGMRLTAAPDGDAWLLDGVKPWCSLAGDVSHALVTAWVGDERRLFAVALRDPDVVVDPGWTALGLTDVPSGPVSFAGVRALPVGEPGWYLRRPGFAWGGISVAACWFGGATGIGRTLLAAARARGAADPILRMHVGRVDARLHEARTVLVAAAADVDGGRAVGAAGELLAARVRATVAGAAEEVLRSAAHALGPSPLVTDVAHAERVADLELYVRQHHAERDEAALGRAVLLAGAPW